A region from the Bacteroidota bacterium genome encodes:
- a CDS encoding phospho-N-acetylmuramoyl-pentapeptide-transferase: MLYYLFMWLHKVHNFPGAGVFRYISFRAAMAVFVSLLISMVFGKRIITFIKKKQVGEMVRDLGLHGQKEKEGTPTMGGLIILAAIVIPTLLFAKLANVYIMLMLISTVWLGIIGFIDDYIKVFKKDKQGLHGKFKIMGQVGLGLLVGSVLYFNHNVGVKEKISAANNDLITMTTEQSSAPSAHLPIYASEETHSLKTTIPFVKNNEFDYSKLLWFLGDKAKDWAWLIFIPIVIFIITAVSNSANVTDGIDGLASGTSAVIGVVLGILAYVSGNTIFADYLNIMYIPDTGELVVFIGAFIGACVGFLWYNSYPAQVFMGDTGSLALGGIIAVFAIAIRKELLIPILCGTFFVEIFSVILQVTVFRFRKKKFGLDYARSHRLFLMSPLHHHYQKKGMHESKIVFRFLIIAIMLGILAIATLKLR, translated from the coding sequence ATGCTCTACTATCTCTTCATGTGGTTGCATAAGGTGCACAATTTTCCGGGAGCGGGAGTATTCCGGTACATCTCCTTCCGCGCGGCGATGGCGGTATTCGTTTCGTTGCTCATCTCGATGGTTTTCGGAAAACGCATCATCACTTTTATCAAGAAAAAACAAGTAGGCGAAATGGTGCGTGATCTGGGACTGCACGGACAAAAAGAAAAAGAAGGAACGCCTACGATGGGCGGACTCATCATTCTTGCAGCGATCGTCATTCCCACCTTGTTGTTTGCAAAACTCGCGAACGTTTACATCATGCTCATGCTCATCTCAACAGTGTGGCTCGGCATCATCGGTTTCATTGACGATTACATCAAGGTTTTTAAAAAAGATAAACAGGGACTGCACGGAAAATTCAAGATCATGGGACAGGTGGGGCTCGGGTTACTCGTCGGGTCTGTTCTTTATTTCAATCATAATGTAGGTGTGAAAGAAAAAATTTCTGCGGCGAACAATGATCTCATCACGATGACCACTGAACAGTCTTCAGCTCCTTCGGCGCATCTCCCGATTTACGCAAGTGAGGAAACGCATTCACTGAAAACAACAATTCCATTCGTAAAAAATAATGAATTCGATTATTCAAAATTATTATGGTTCCTCGGTGATAAGGCGAAAGACTGGGCGTGGCTCATTTTCATTCCCATTGTCATCTTCATCATCACTGCTGTTTCGAACAGTGCAAATGTTACCGACGGAATTGACGGACTTGCATCCGGAACTTCTGCAGTGATCGGTGTCGTGCTGGGAATTCTCGCTTACGTTTCGGGCAATACCATCTTCGCCGATTACCTGAACATCATGTATATCCCCGACACGGGAGAACTTGTGGTGTTCATCGGCGCATTCATTGGTGCGTGCGTAGGATTTCTCTGGTACAATTCATATCCCGCGCAGGTTTTCATGGGAGATACCGGAAGTCTCGCGCTCGGTGGGATCATTGCGGTGTTTGCGATCGCGATCAGGAAAGAATTGCTCATTCCCATTCTCTGCGGAACTTTTTTCGTCGAGATATTCTCTGTCATACTTCAGGTCACAGTATTCAGGTTCCGCAAGAAAAAATTCGGTCTCGATTATGCAAGATCGCATCGTCTTTTCCTGATGTCGCCTTTGCATCATCATTACCAGAAAAAAGGAATGCACGAATCGAAAATTGTTTTTCGATTCCTCATCATAGCCATCATGCTCGGAATTCTCGCTATAGCAACTCTTAAACTGCGTTGA